CTTTATCGGTTCTGCTTTAGATTCCTTGCCGCCGGGTTTCTCAATGACCTGGTTCACTGGAGGTTCTTCAAGTCCATTGATTCTAGCAACGCATATAAGCATTTCTTAAGAAATTTTGTCTGGTTTCTTAACTCAATAAAGATGCCGAAAGTGGGAGGGTATAGGTGTGGGAGATAGGACCTTCGGTTACATCATGCACTTGGGCTTTGAGCTCTTGGGCTTAGCACACCTGGGCTTCGGCTTGGCGCACATCTTCCTGGGGCGGGGACATGCTTTCCGGGGTCTGGCGCTTTTTTGCCTCGGCTTGGCGCAACTGCGACGGGGCTTCGAGCACTTGGCCCGCGGTTTTGGGCAACTCTTCCTCATCCTAGGCTTGGAACACTtgttctctctctttctgggAGTGCAGCCATTGCCTTTGGTGGCGCTGGCACCGAAGAAAGTATCTGTGGGTCCACTTCTTTCAGCGTTCATTCTGTGCTCGCTATCCCTAGAGCTCGGAAGGCTACTTCCACTATTGGACTCTACCAAATCGGGCTTCAAATGAAAAGTGTCCATTGGTTCCTGTGGAAGTGCGTACGAATCGACGGTAtaaagaaattttattttatacggTCTCTACGGTTGCATTTAAGATCTATAACTTACCGCAGAGTACTGGCATCGATGACGGAATGACATTTCGTTCCATCGGGTTTCGGCTGCCCGTTTTATCTGGTGATCCGTGTAATAATCTCCATAGCGCTTCTTAAAGTCCCTCAGAAAATTAACGTAGCCCGACGATAAAGAGTTCTCGTTCTCAACCTGGTTGAAATCTTCGAATTCTTCGGAGGCTACGGACTTCTCCCAATTAACATCATCAATTGATTCTTTTGAGGATTTCACTGTTTTCGAAGATCCCATCTCCTGCTTACTATCCTTGAATTCCAGACTGCTCATTTTGTTATCGAAACTTAAACTTTTCACAATCAAATTTGGTAATCAgaattattagaaaaatacaTATGAAAAACTGTACTTAATTTTATCagattattttaaaaagaaatacttGTTTCTCGTACGAAAGTATTATACAAACTGATTGTATGCTGGTTTCAGCTCGGTATCATGAAAAATGGATTTGAATGGTGGATCTCCAGCTGCTATGAtcatgaatattaaatttctatACCCCGATACTAGTAAAGTgagagggtatactagattcgttgaaaagtatgtaacaggaagaaggaagcgtttccgataATCTGAAAATATACTTGATCAGGTTCAATAGcgaagtcgatctggccatgtccttctgtccgtccgACTGTAGAAcctcgagatctcaggaactataaaaggtacaaaaattaattgaaattaagcaTGCAGCGCAGGTTTGTTGAtccatgctgccacgcccactataacgcccacaaaccgcccaagtctgccacgcccaaactttagaaaaatgtctttatatttttccagtTTTGTATTGGTCTTGTAAATTACTATCGACATTCTTTTTTCCACGCtccctctaacgcccacaagccgcccacagttttgaaaaatgtgttgacattattgttattatattatttgtctttccaatttctatcgatatgccaaaaatattttggcaccacccactccaacGCTCAAACAGCCTCAAACgaacacgcccacacttttgagacattttttaacttatttccattttattcttttttcccCTATTTCTTTCAATATGCCAGTAAAATGTGACTGTGAGCAACGGGTATatgatagtcggggaacttgactatatgttttgaaaaaggttttggaTTTGTTTCCGTTCTCTTATGCGTATGTCTTGCCAATTTTTATCGATATGCGATATgaagtaacgggtatctgatagtcgaggaactagactatagcgttctctcttgctttTAAACTAGTccttcaaaacaaaaaatggaagtTAACTTTAATAACTTTGAGAGctttatgtaaaaaaatatttttccaaatgtGTTCCAAATTATAATGTTAACGGAAAATTAAGAAGTACAGGAAGTTCCTCGTGGTGAAGGAAGTTGTTTAAATTAGCCTGTGCGATTAGGTTTCTTTCCGGAGTTTTAACCCCTTGATAAGCAACAAGCGGCATTTTGCTGGTCTTTTGGTTGCCGCTTAAACGAAAATCAATACAACTTGGGGTCTATTTTCGAGCGGAGTGTAAAAAAAACCCGTCTATTGGCGAATTTCACAGCGCGAATGCTTTATTTTCGGCCTACTCTTTCGCAGAGCTGCATTCTCTCCGTTCATTGGAAAgctttaaagtttattatGTGAGGCAGGCTGCACCAAAAGTTTGCAATGCTGCAATGTAAATAGAGCAGCGCACCTGTGGAGGTCCTTTCCACATCGTCTTGTTCCTCCTCTCACTTGCCAAGCGACCCCTTTTTCTCCCAACTTTGATTTTGAGTACGCCTGTATGTGTATCGGACTCTCTGGGGCAAGTTGCCTGTTGAATGCCGGAACCGCTGTCAGTTGGATTAGCATCCTGACGCTGTGCAGAAGCATCCTGCTTCCTCCTAGTTCACTccgcttgtttgttttttgttttgcctagGTGCGCTATGGGCAACCAGTTGAGTGTAAACAGCATCCAGGATGCGGTCATCGATCGCTTCCGCTCGGTGGCTTTGACCACCGATGCCAACGGCGCCATGCGCATCCGTTCGTTCTCGGAGGGCGTGGtgaccaccacccaccatcatcatcatcatcagcatcagcagaaTCAGCAGCAGAGTCCGCATTGCAGTGGACGTGGTGGACGCATCCTGCGCGAAAGTAGCATCGATGGCGGGGTGGCCATGTTTGATGCTCTGCTCCGTGATGATCATGAACACCGGCTGAGTTTGGATGCAGTGCACCGCATGCGGCATGTTCGCACCTCCTGTACCACAATTCCCGAAGAGGATGCCATCAGCGATCGTAGCCTGCAGATTCACCTCTCCACTCTTGCCCGCGAGCGTGAATTGGAACTTGAGCGGCAACGAGAACTCGAAGTAAGTTGGAAAGTCGGAAAAGTTTTCAATGGCGGAAATCGGATGGCAATCACTGCGAATCTGTGCGGGAAAGCTTTTGGCGGAAAAAGGTTTAAAGTGTAGGAGTGTGCGCATAGTAGAAAgctttgatttcaatttgaattggaGTCTTGCTGATTTGATTTGTTACTGCAAATAACGATGTCGTTAGTTCTGGTAAGCTATTAAAAACGAGCAGAAATTTATAGTATTTATTCAGGGAGTTCtaagtaaaatttaaaagtcgGCTAATATCTCAGAAAGTATACTATATTTTAAGGTTTATGATTTTGTATTACccaaaaaattgcatttattataaacatttcGTTTAggacaatattttattaacttgtGCTAGAAGCACATCttgctcaaatatttaatattttttctgtggTTATCTGTAAAATTTCTATCTTATCTTTCgaaacaaattttttcaaTGTATAAAATACGctgaagaaaaataaataacaaaaactgttATTAACATTGGTAACATTTGGCACAATTTGTTTGAACATTGTTAACCTATCTTTTGCAAAAATGATGCGTTGGAAGGGTTGACTGTAAAgtcaacaagagagaacgttatagtccagttccccgactatctgatacccgttacccatCTAGTGGAAGGGTGAAGGaaaaatttccacactgacagtttttagcAGTTTGAGGGCGTTTTTTGTCAATTTGAGAGACACAAGgtaaatcaaaaaattatagaaaaaaaatttgaaaagggTATTCCCGCTCACCTGCTACACGTGCAGCTTTTTGCCAGTAAATGTCGAGTTTGCTCTTGAAACTCGAAGGGAATGCTAACGAAATCAAAGTCCTTCCTTCGCTTTTTCCTTGGTACTTTTGCCCATTTCTCCCGTGAAAGCTTTTCCCTTCGCCAGGACTTGCGTCACAACTGCGAGTGTATGTGTAAGTGGGTGGGCGGGTGTGCGAAAAACTTTACTTTTGGCCAgtcgtatatgtatgtatatatttgtgtatatatagaaaGGTTCCCTTTGCTGTGCGTGTTGGTGAAGGTCATCCTGTCGTCGTCGAGATTGTGTTTGTGTCTGTGGCTGCTAGAGTTTCGTCCTTTCGTTTGTCTCAGTCACTTTTTGGCCACCGTCAGTTGCCCATCGTCGTCcccaatttttgatttttcgccAATTTATCTGCTCAATTTACTAGTTACCATTCACCTTTTGCGGTCGTTACTTTTCCGACTTTCTTGCCTGATTGATAGCCACGCGAATTCCGGGGCCCCGTTCATCGAATTGTCCGGTTTAACGGCCGTGTTAATGCCGCTTTTACGGCTGTCATCGCTTCGTCCAGCGCTGTTTACGCCGGCTTCTGATTAACAGCGGAATCGTGCCAAAAACTACGTCGGATACTTTGTTCCCCGTGTCCGCCGAACTGGGCCATAAAGTAAAGACAAACAACAACCAATTGTGTTGGCCAAACGCGGTCGGAAAAAGTGCCAAACCGGAAGTGAAAGGAACTCCACCAGCGAAATGGTGGGTAAAATTTGAAGTGTTAAATACGGGTAGCTTGGGAAATATTTCGGTTAGGATTGGTTTGGGATTGGTTTTTATAGTTGGGAAGgggttgtttattttcctatTAGAGTTTTGGAAATTGTTGATTTAGGAAAGTAGTATCATCTTTAGCACTTTAAAATGCAGCACTGCTTGGCGCCATTCTTTATTTTTCCGTTATCGGCTTGAAAGAAATCCAATACTCTTTCtaagatatttattaaaattattgtaaatattataGTCTGATTAAcaaatttccattaaaaaagacaaattgtaaaatttggaaaacaattttttagcCTCAATTAACTGTTTCTCTCCTAACgggaaaaaaaatgtataacattataataattttaaaaaataatcaagaaattaaaaaatcaagaaaaacaCTCAGGAGTCAACTAACTTTTTGTACTTAATTAGAGATTATTTGCTTCTTATGCGCAGAAACAATTTCTATGATATTTTTAAGTGGGTGCGGGGAAAGTGATTGATGATTAGGATCCCCTAGGGATTTTGGCGGATGTTTTCGATATCGAAATTCGGCACAACTTTGTGAATAATTGAGTAACGTGAAGGTAATATAACCCTCGTTTCGTCAACCTTTAACCCCCTCCCGCAGCTCTGGTttcgcataaataaattatcgtTTATTTAACGTTCGAGTTGGGGGCGGCATTTATCGGGTACCCCAAAAGTTGTATGTAAATAATACGAACAAAGGTACTCTATACACATAAAGAATACTTTTAGACGGAGGAAAAGCGGTTGGCCAAAAGCACATCCGTATCTGCCGGATGTGTCGACCttttttgtgtctgtgtgtgtgcgccgaTCCATTAAGGGGCTTATAAGCGCAGCTCCATTCGAGTGTCCATGAATAATTTGGCCAATAAAGAAGGAAAACGGTTCTCAAGCGCAACAGTttgcaaattataaatttctcGGGTaccttttcatattttcctgGGCCACTGACGTCACTGGGTAATATTGAGGGGAATTCAGCTGTCAATTTGCTCGATGGCTGCTTGTATCAGTTTCTCTTGACAGCTGTGACAACGACAATTGCGGCGTGTCCTTTTCGGCAGGACACTGGCTGGCCATCAGTGGGCAGCTGGATAGCACAGAATCGATGTGGTTATAAATACGCCTTCTGTGTGTccccaaaaataatgtttatgCAGGCCAACGCCAACAAAGGCCAGCACGGGTGGATTCAGAAAGAGTAAAGGACCAGAGGGAAAATTTTCCAGGGGGcgtgccaaaacaaaaagttcaCTGAATTGGAAATTTCGCTGAGCAACTTTCGTGGCGCCGGGTGTTGGGCGGAAAAGCAGGGCGCAGCTAtgtgggaaaatttaaaactcGAGTGCAAAAGAGTAGTATTACTCCTGCGTCAATTAGGGcgcaaaattttaattaatgcgaTTATAAAACGCAGTCACATATACAAGCACGAAAACCTGCGGAGAGCGGGGACAGAAAGCGAGCAGACAAAAAGCTTTTCCGCATTTTAGTGCACATAGGGCCTCCCGCATCCTGCTGCTCACATGCAGGATGGAGGAATCCTCCCCTCAGATCCATGGAAACTTTGCACGTTGACAAAGTGAATCCAAGTGTGAAGCGATAGAAAGTTATGGCCAATGTATTGTTTGTCCCGCATTTAATCAGTTCTTGGGTGCTTGGGGCTCCAACAGGAATTTAAAGTGCCAACGAGCCACAACGgcaaaaggaaaggaaaatgaGGGAATTTTAAATGTCCCTATTATACATAATTAATTTCTTCAGAGCGATCAATTACGTAAAGTACATTGTCTCTTATTTGGATGCACACGCATTCTTAAATTAAAACGgttgaaaaagtaaataaattaaataaaaaaaaaacaaatgtagttttcttaaaaaatcttaaaaaaaaaaaacctttttaatcTACAAGTGCCGGTATATCCCTaacggaaaaacaaaatgtgcaaattaacAGAATTGCAGAAACAAATTGCACGTTCGATGTAAAATCTGTAAGCTGGCATATGACAAATGTAAAAATCCCCACAGAAAAAGCTAAACTCAGTGCAACGTAGTGGTCTTCCTGattgacattttaatttatgagacaGCTAACTAGGAAGAATATAAATTCTGACTCACCCAAAAGAGATGCAATTCAAAATGCCACGAAACTTATAAAAATGCAGCCAATTGTCGTCGGCACTAGACTCTCTTGAGAGGCTTTTCTTCTCCAGGCGGTGCACAAATTGGCATACTTAGCCTGTCCCGTGCCACCAGCATTGCCTCAAGGTTCCCCACACccacccaaaaccacccactcGAATTGCAACTGCCACAGTGGAAAACCCAACTAGGCGACTTCGAGGGCTCTCGCGTCGTGGACACCTTGAGTTCTCACTAACGAGAGCATTGCTTCCATGTCTTCAAGTGCCTAAATCTGTGCCCTCGTCTTTGGGCGCTGCCAATGCGCCATGTGTAACTGCAGAAATCTACGGGCTCTCACCCATGCACATCATAATTGTTAAAgtaattattattgattttattattaatttatcaaaGTGAGTGCGAACGAATTTGCATGTTTATGGGCTCGAGGAACAATAAAATGCTGGCgtatcaaatcaaatttgtttgcgCTGCTACCTTGAGCAcataacattaatatataaaaccgCCTACAATCTTTGGatttctctttgttttccacttctCTGTTTTTTGCTTGTCTTCTTGGCACTGGCGTTCGAATTGATTTGTCCGATTCTCCCACttttaattcaatattttgGCAAATATCTCTCTTGGCCACTTTGCTTGTAGCCATCATTAGCTGTTCTGTTGTAGTTTGTTTTTGCCGAGTATGATTCCTATTTGGCGGGTTGTTTTTTTCAATAATTCTGTGGGCCTGTGGCGACTTTTACTTTCCTCTACGTCGCTTGTGGTTGGTAGCTTTGTggctgcactgggagaaatgtTTCAGGTtttataatacaatttaagaAAAAGTGTAAACAATAATACAATTATTGTTCCCAAAATATCCCTGCCCACAGGGACTTGCAGTTGGAAATGTGTTGTGTTCAGCAAGAAGCAAGCATTAAATCTCAgtgcatatatttatttaaaatttcgaagttaatttttttcttgttcaaagttttattggcattgaaattttgccatgtcATTTTCGGTCTTAATTAATCCTCATATTGTTGCTCATTACACCTACCTCTTTTCTTCCTGCTTGGCTTAGCATTCTTTCTAcatgaagaaaaaaaaatgtggtttcgtgaaatttgaataaaattggaaattaaGAAAATGCTCATTTTGGAAATAGAAAGAAGATATTTTAGAATATTTAGTGTTGTTTTTATAGAAAAGTAAAACCTTTAAAATAgatcaaaaaatatatgaacatttttatcaccttttgttttctgtgtattTGGTCACCAAAGCTACTGGCCATTACATCGCGGATCTTTCGACTGCTTTGAAACCtaccacaaaccgcaaaatgGTCGGCAATTCAACCGCCCTACGCCGCATAACGGTATCGCCCACCCCCCAGCACACATagatacaaatacacacactcacacacgcatgTGAAGGCAACTAGTGTGGAAAGATGAAGCCGCTGCCCCTGCTGACGACGACGCAACGTCGACTGCGCCGCCAACGTCGATTGTCGCAAGTTGAACGCGAATTTCGAATTGAGTTTTCAGTTTGTGTCGCGCCTCCGTTTTGTAAATACGCGAAAAAAGACATTCGCCAAGTCGAACAGCAGTAATAACAAGAAGAGCTCACAGCaactaaataattaaaacggaAACAGCGGGTagacaaacaaaaacgagAACCATATGAACTAGAATCGaattaattaagcaattacaaatggcaggaaaaacagcaaaagcagcaaaaacgcAGTCAGCTCAGCAAAAAGGaacaaagtggaaaaattaaattggatACTAGCGggaaaattaattcaaatgatGTGGATAATAATGTGGAACGCGGGGGTCTAGTGACGCACGATCTCATAGATATATTTTTAGGATTcctttttatataattttatattttattgccgtGCCCGCACATTTATGCCAATTAAATTCGCGGCGATTTCTTTTAATAGCCCCAATCGCGCTAATATTAATCATACGCAGTGGTGACCAATCTAAACACAAGCTGACTATTTGAGTTTCAAGGGCtgggtttgttttttatttttccatgtTGTATGAgatcaaaaaaaatatattttttatacgtTAAAGCGTATACGTTAAACAAGATTAAAATCTTCTAAACAAATTCCaatattaatcatacgccgTGGGGATCACGATTCTTTACTTGGtctatttgtattattatccATTTTTAAGGTGTTGCTTCATATATAGCCAATTAAATGAgtattttacaatattttgcTTTTGATGTCCAACAGCTTGAGCATAAGCACACCCACTGAGAACCGATTATTATTTCTTGTCCCTTACATTCCTTTAATGTGTTTGCTTATTCGAAAGTCCGCTTTTTGGCCAcccaaaagtatttttaatttaaagaaaattgtTTCAGAGCTGTTCGgagcatttttaaatatttatttttataaaactttGACATTGGATTTGTCATTGCTGCTGGCGGCTGTTTTTGCTCGCCTGTCCACGccgcgtatacgtaatatctGTATAATTCTGACCGCTCTTCGCGCTTTTGTCTATGTTGTCAGCAGCGGTATTACAAATCCGAGAGTGCAAATCTCCGAGATTTTCCACAGAAATCCCACGTCGCGACATGCGTTTTCCAAATACTACATCTACTACtactgtttgttgtttgtttttatgtgtCCATATTAGAAGCGAAGCGTTTTCACAATTTGTTGTACATAAGTAGCACAAGCACCAACACAGGGATAACTGAAGAACCAaaacccacacacgcacactcacacaccgacaccaacaccaacaccaacaccaacacaaaGGAGCATACAAGCACAGAAAAATGCCTAAGgtttgccataaataaatgagtCTGTTAGTGGCTGTCATAGATTGTAGACCATAAGTCTAGTTTGTACTTGTATTCAATAAGCGCTCATTCATGTACGCaagcaaaaataacaaaacaaaaatatttagaaaatacaCCCTCATAGAGGCAAACATTTAGTATTTGGTTGCACAATTGTATGCAATTTACACTTtagcttttcccatttttctcTGTGGGCTGCCCCCCCCCAGAAGTCGACGCCGCcgttcgtttttatttatgctcaCATAAATGCAACAATACCACCATGTGCACAATTGCAAGCGGCGACCATTGTACTATAGACATATGTAGATGCACGACGGCAATGTGTTCTGGGTCCTACCTCACAGCATGTGGATTCATTTGCCGCCTCATCAGTGTTTCATTGTCGCCGTTGTAATCGGACTTCTTTTTTCCCACTCGTGAAGGTTTCTTCTCCAGCAAAGAATAATGCGTGTAATTTATTGAGTAAAGGGATCAAAGTAGAACCAAGTACCCCTTATCAACCTCTTAAAGGATACATTGAACTATTTGTCTTCGAGATATATAAAcgctttttaattaacaacaTCTGGAATTAGCTTTTGAACTATTTTCAATCATTGTTTTCGTGTAACtattatacccattactcgcGGGGTAATCTcgaaaactataaaaactataaGGAAGATTAGGCATGCCAATTCTCGTGACGCTCACGCTGtgaaagttttttttgtatgttgcCATACCAACACGAACCGCCTAAAACTATCACGTCCGTACATTTCTACAAACTTTTAtcgatatttaaaataattttttttttctccctcgtacttccactagctaagtaacgggtatgtgATAGTCGAGGAAATTAACTATAGCGTTCCCTGTTGTTTGTTGTAGCTGTGTTGGCAGACAAGATTATTAAACATAATTGATTTGGTAATAGGTGAAAACGTGTGGTAATTAGTCATTGTTACCCAACCTTCACCGCATCTGGGCCCACCCTTCACACATGGCCCCACCCTTTCCCCAATAATTGTCGTCATATAATCAAAAGCAGCATTTGTCATGATTCCCATAAatgttgtttgctgttttattAGCGAACTGGTTGATAAGGCTGACTGGTGACAAGACTCCACTTTAAAGTCAGAGCCTATGAACGTGAACATCAACGAGCACCATCCAATCAGGCAGGGCCAGACCGCAAAGTCAGCCCATCCGGGCGGGGATTGgattcaatttgcaatttgcgaaATCGATTTCCGTTTAATATGTCACAGGGAACGACGCCAAAAGCTAAAAGCAGCGCTGTTCCGACCCGGGAAAATCGCGAGCAATATCGGAGGGTCAAAGGGTGGAAGAGTGGGTTGACTTGTGGGCTGTTGGTTTGGTGTTCTTCATGGCCACGTCCCCATGGCCAGGGCCAGGGCTACAAGTCGACTGGGCGCCGACTCCGCGTCTGCACAAAGGTCACGGTCATATCGCTGGCACACGCGTCTTCCAGTTGCCGGGTTCTCTGCTCTGGGCCATCGGTTCTGGGCGCTCGGTTCTCTGTTCTGGGCGATGTCCCTGGCAAAACTGCCATAAACAAGGTTGCAGTATTGCGAATGCAAAAAAGAAGGGGAATGTTTTGATAGTGCCACCCAGTAAGCTGACTGCAGGATACCCTAGAGTGAGCCATTCTATGGCTC
This genomic interval from Drosophila teissieri strain GT53w chromosome 3L, Prin_Dtei_1.1, whole genome shotgun sequence contains the following:
- the LOC122616969 gene encoding histone-like protein 18C produces the protein MSSLEFKDSKQEMGSSKTVKSSKESIDDVNWEKSVASEEFEDFNQVENENSLSSGYVNFLRDFKKRYGDYYTDHQIKRAAETRWNEMSFRHRCQYSAEPMDTFHLKPDLVESNSGSSLPSSRDSEHRMNAERSGPTDTFFGASATKGNGCTPRKRENKCSKPRMRKSCPKPRAKCSKPRRSCAKPRQKSARPRKACPRPRKMCAKPKPRCAKPKSSKPKCMM